From a region of the Calonectris borealis chromosome 2, bCalBor7.hap1.2, whole genome shotgun sequence genome:
- the TNFRSF11B gene encoding tumor necrosis factor receptor superfamily member 11B has protein sequence MNKFLCCTLVLLDMSVKWTIQDDSLPKYPHYDPGTSRQLLCDQCPPGSYVKQHCTATSPTQCAPCPGQYYAEEWNSNDECQYCSAVCKELQYVKQECTSTQNRVCECVEGRYLELEFCLKHTECPPGFGVAQPGTPESDTVCKRCPEGFFSNETSSKAACLKHTNCSALGFKIALKGNAVRDNVCQENTDTAPQKCGIDVTLCEEALFRFAVPTHLTPNWLNILADSLPGTKVSTENIERIKQRHSSQEQTFQLLKLWKQQNKEQDMVKKIIQDIDLCENSVFKHIGHPNLTFEHLNTLMASLPGKKVGKEDIERTMKLCQPTEQVLKLLNLWRIKNGDQDTIKGLMYGLKHLKTYHFPKRTIQSLKKVIKFLHRFTMYRLYQKLFLEMIGNQVKSVKVRCV, from the exons CTCTTGGACATGTCTGTTAAGTGGACCATCCAGGATGACTCTCTCCCCAAGTATCCTCATTACGACCCAGGGACATCTCGTCAACTGCTGTGTGACCAGTGCCCTCCTGGGAGCTACGTAAAGCAGCACTGTACAGCCACCAGCCCGACGCAGTGTGCCCCGTGTCCGGGTCAGTACTACGCCGAAGAGTGGAACAGCAACGATGAATGCCAGTACTGCAGCGCCGTCTGCAAAGAGCTGCAGTACGTCAAGCAGGAGTGCACCAGCACGCAGAACCGTGTCTGTGAGTGCGTCGAAGGCAGATACCTGGAACTCGAGTTTTGTTTAAAGCACACGGAGTGTCCTCCCGGATTCGGCGTTGCACAGCCAG GTACCCCTGAGAGTGACACTGTATGTAAGCGATGTCCAGAAGGATTTTTCTCAAATGAAACCTCATCCAAAGCAGCCTGTCTAAAGCACACAAACTGTAGTGCACTGGGTTTCAAAATAGCATTGAAGGGAAATGCAGTTCGTGACAACGTCTGTCAGGAAAATACAGATACGGCACCTCAAAAATGTGGAATAG ATGTGACCCTGTGCGAGGAGGCTTTGTTCAGGTTTGCTGTTCCTACCCACCTCACACCTAACTGGCTGAACATACTAGCAGACAGTTTGCCTGGGACAAAGGTTAGCACAGAAAATATCGAAAGGATTAAACAAAGGCACAGTTCTCAAGAGCAGACCTTCCAGCTTTTGAAATTATGGAAGCAGCAAAACAAGGAACAGGATATGGTCAAGAAGATAATTCAAG ACATCGATCTTTGTGAAAACAGTGTCTTCAAGCATATTGGCCACCCAAACCTCACCTTTGAACATCTCAACACACTGATGGCAAGCTTACCAGGCAAGAAAGTGGGAAAAGAAGATATTGAGCGCACAATGAAACTATGTCAACCTACAGAGCAAGTTCTGAAGCTTCTCAATCTGTGGAGAATAAAGAATGGTGACCAAGACACCATTAAAGGTTTAATGTATGGACTGAAGCACTTGAAAACATACCACTTTCCAAAACGAACCATCCAAAGTCTGAAGAAGGTGATTAAGTTTCTTCACAGATTTACAATGTATAGATTATATCAGAAACTCTTTTTAGAAATGATAGGGAACCAAGTTAAATCAGTGAAAGTAAGATGTGTCTAA